GTCGCAAGTGAGAGCGGAGAAGTCCGCCTGCTTGTCATCCGTCGGTTGCGTTGTTCCCAGTGCCAGAAGATTCACCATGAGCTTCCGGATTGTGTGGTGCCG
This sequence is a window from Brevibacillus composti. Protein-coding genes within it:
- a CDS encoding DUF6431 domain-containing protein, which produces MNVIGSRRRKVASESGEVRLLVIRRLRCSQCQKIHHELPDCVVPYKRYDYGLYRANRFRR